Part of the Tolypothrix sp. PCC 7910 genome, TAAAGTCTCCACATCCCAATGCATCAGCAGCAAACAACTGTGGACTGTTTGGGAACCCGTAGGATCATCATCCAGGACAATAATTTTTGGTTTGTTTGTCATGTCAGCGTCGGGGAGACTGTAATTTGCTAATTTCTGCTTGCACATCTAGAGCAATCTGCAATGATTGATTGAGAAATTCAGCGTAATCGCCAGCCTGACTACTTACTTGCAAGGCTTGGAGATTCGCTAAATTATTGACAAATAACTCTTGATTATTAGCAAGCAATTTTTTATTATCCCGTAAAATTCGTTCGGTTTTTAAAGCACGCACCAAATCTTCGCGAATCAGTTGTAATGCGGAGATCACTTTATCTCGGTCATTGATGCTGTGGGTATTGCCAGATGTGGCTAATTGGTCGTTAATATCGATAGCATTGATTACAGAATGATATTTATCGACTTCATCTAAAAGGATTGTCAACCCGTGGGGACAAGTAAATTTTCGCCAGAGCGATCGCCCAATTATCACCGCAATGGGCACTAAAATTAATAACAGAATGCCTAATTTAATTGAAGAACCAATAGTTGGCAGAATAATAAAAGCATAAATTCCCCCCACAATAATCGGTGTTAGCGCCAGCGCCACCAACCCCTCATTCATAAAAAACCCTAATCGCTTCTCGCGGTCTGCCATAATAGAAGGTCGGAAAACGTCTTCTGGATCGAATCCAGTTAAACGTCTCAATTCTCCTTTACTAATTTCCAAACCTAATAAATCCGGCTGCACTGCTGGATACTCCTTAAGGAAGCGCGAGTTGCGTATATATTGTAGTCGGTTTAGCGTTGATGCAATGCTTGATAACTTGACTAAGAATGCCACAGATGTGTAGATGACTATCAGCTTTCTTAACTAACCCAACGCCACCCGAAACCCAACATTGATATATTTATTGTCTCGCGCATTACAATTGCGGACTGCGGAACGACAATTCCAAGGGTTGATATTCCATGAACCACCACGTAATAGCCGAGTGTGATTATCGCTCATCCACACGCTACCGTCTGCTGGCGCGCCTTTATAATTTTTGTGCCAGCTATCTTGGCACCATTCCCATGTATTACCATGCATATCATATAAACCAAAAGGGTTTGCGGGAAAAGTACCAACATCTGTTGTTTGCCCACGATATTCGCCTTTTGGCCCAGCATCATAGCTGTATTTACCGTTGTAATTAGCCAAATCAGTTGTAATAGTTTCGCCAAAACAAAACGGGGTAGTCGTTCCAGCACGACAAGCATATTCCCATTCTGCCTCAGTTGGTAAGCGATAGGGTTTTCCTGTTTCTTTAGCAAGTCGCGCACAAAACTCCATCGCCTCATCCCAAGATACTTGCTCAACAGGTCGATTAGCCCCTTTAAAATGAGATGCTTCGGGATTTAATTGAATATTTACCCTTTCCAGCGCCGCCACAGCTTTCCATTGGCTTTGGGTAACAGGATATTTACCTAAGAAAAATGGTTGAATTGTTACTAAATGTTGTGGACTTTCGGAATGATAGCGTTCTGTTTCATCCCTTGGGGAACCCATCATAAATTGACCCCCAGGAATTGCAACCATTTCTAAAACCAAGCCATTATTTAAATTTTCTGTAAAAAACTTAGATACGCCTCGTATGCGATTAATTTCCCAAGTTTTTTTAGTATCTAAAAATCCCGATTTTGCGGTTAAGGTAGCAAATTCAAACTCAAAAATTTCAGTTTGAATTTGCTCTTTTCTCTGCTGTGGTTTTTGGGGAAATACGCGTAGTTCTATTGCTGCAATATCTTCTTGCCGTAATCCTAGATATTGCTGATAGTCTTGTAAATCTTTTTGAGTGGTGGCGTTGAAGGGATGTTGATGTTGAACTGCATCGATTAAAGCCTGTTCATACTCTGCTAATTTCTGCTGATATTCACGGTATGGTTGCAGAACTTGTTCATGAATTTCTTGAGCTTCTTCCTCTAATAAACCCAATTCAATGCGCTTAGATTCTAATATTTTTAAAGCAAAAATTGAAAAGGTTCCTTGACCTTGTTGTGCGCGACTTCTCGCTTCTTGAAAATATATTTGCTTGGCAGAAGGATTCAGCAGAATGGTTGGTGGTAATCTTAAAGCTTCCAACGCCTCTGATGCTTGGCAATAACGCAAACTGAAGTGACGGCGAACCATTTGGGTTAGCACCTCAGCTAGATGATCTCCTACCTGTACTTTATTTCGCCAGATGATTTCACCTGTTAAGGGGTCTTCCTGTAATTGCGAGGGAACAACGCCAGTTAAAGCTTGAATGATTGTCATCCCCACAGCATAAACATCACTACCTAAACAAGGTCTACCATTCTTTTGCTCCGACGGCATATAGCCAGAAGTACCAATGACAACGCTGGTATAGACTTCACCTTGAGAATTCACCATCAAAGAACCAAGTTCT contains:
- a CDS encoding bifunctional serine/threonine-protein kinase/formylglycine-generating enzyme family protein, with protein sequence MNTLAGRYEIIRQLGGGGFAVTFLARDNLQPSKPLCVVKQLRPNQSHPRVVEFFEKEAAILERLGQHPQIPRLLAHFSEREILYIVQEFIEGQDLSQEIIPGKPLSEDYATKLLQDILEVVSFIHSKGVVHRDIKPQNLMRRHRDGQIFLIDFGAVKELGSLMVNSQGEVYTSVVIGTSGYMPSEQKNGRPCLGSDVYAVGMTIIQALTGVVPSQLQEDPLTGEIIWRNKVQVGDHLAEVLTQMVRRHFSLRYCQASEALEALRLPPTILLNPSAKQIYFQEARSRAQQGQGTFSIFALKILESKRIELGLLEEEAQEIHEQVLQPYREYQQKLAEYEQALIDAVQHQHPFNATTQKDLQDYQQYLGLRQEDIAAIELRVFPQKPQQRKEQIQTEIFEFEFATLTAKSGFLDTKKTWEINRIRGVSKFFTENLNNGLVLEMVAIPGGQFMMGSPRDETERYHSESPQHLVTIQPFFLGKYPVTQSQWKAVAALERVNIQLNPEASHFKGANRPVEQVSWDEAMEFCARLAKETGKPYRLPTEAEWEYACRAGTTTPFCFGETITTDLANYNGKYSYDAGPKGEYRGQTTDVGTFPANPFGLYDMHGNTWEWCQDSWHKNYKGAPADGSVWMSDNHTRLLRGGSWNINPWNCRSAVRNCNARDNKYINVGFRVALG